A part of Miscanthus floridulus cultivar M001 chromosome 6, ASM1932011v1, whole genome shotgun sequence genomic DNA contains:
- the LOC136460348 gene encoding uncharacterized protein, which yields MLLAHFTAEHRWPSARFSYARSFSVDVPPVQEAAHVVVVLSGEDDDGRLFLLDVAPAAPLGCVVSVFRVRPRQTKFQCEVNNSFHIQSLEFQVPSTTLADGIPWERDCSMSVLVPKFCLEKDGKIRVTMNKVI from the coding sequence ATGCTCCTCGCCCACTTCACCGCCGAGCATCGCTGGCCCTCCGCCAGGTTCAGCTACGCGCGGTCCTTCTCCGTCGACGTGCCGCCGGTACAGGAAGCGGcgcacgtcgtcgtcgtcctctccGGCGAGGACGACGACGGGCGCCTGTTCCTTCTCGACGTGGCGCCTGCTGCGCCGCTGGGCTGCGTCGTCTCCGTGTTCCGCGTACGGCCTCGCCAGACGAAATTCCAGTGTGAGGTGAACAACTCGTTCCATATACAGTCTTTAGAATTCCAAGTGCCAAGCACGACGCTTGCTGATGGGATACCGTGGGAGCGGGACTGCTCCATGTCCGTTCTTGTGCCCAAATTCTGTCTGGAGAAGGACGGTAAAATCCGTGTCACTATGAACAAGGTCATATAG
- the LOC136460349 gene encoding putative E3 ubiquitin-protein ligase SINA-like 6 → MRLLVGECKNGHVVCEACRVRIHGTCPSCREPVGEIRCRALENAIAGMALPCSLRSHGCTQLLKHTERRDHEAFLCLHAPFACPLHGCAYSGLLLYDHIHDAHTCILDNDISSVGPWRGQNTLLRHMHRRGTICYVEQRFSRGNPGHANAIGAAAL, encoded by the exons ATGCGTTTGTTGGTTGGCGAGTGCAAGAACGGGCACGTCGTGTGCGAGGCCTGCCGCGTCCGCATCCACGGGACTTGCCCCTCCTGCCGCGAGCCCGTCGGCGAGATCCGGTGCCGGGCGCTGGAGAACGCCATCGCCGGCATGGCCCTCCCCTGCTCGTTGAGGAGCCACGGGTGCACGCAGCTGCTCAAGCACACCGAGAGGCGGGACCACGAGGCGTTCCTCTGCCTGCACGCGCCGTTCGCGTGCCCGCTCCATGGGTGCGCCTACTCCGGGCTGCTCCTCTACGACCACATCCACGACGCGCACACCTGCATCCTCGACAACGATATCAGCTCCGTCGG TCCGTGGCGCGGCCAAAACACGCTGCTGCGCCACATGCATCGGCGCGGCACGATCTGCTACGTCGAACAGCGATTTTCACGTGGAAATCCTGGCCACGCCAATGCCATTGGTGCAGCAGCACTGTAG
- the LOC136460350 gene encoding putative E3 ubiquitin-protein ligase SINA-like 6: protein MDLGAFECPICLTLFEGSIFQCKNGHVVCNACRVRIHGTCPSCREPVGDIRCRALENAIAGMALPCSFWSHGCTQLLKHTERRDHEAFLCQHAPFACPLHGCAYSGLLLYDHIQGAHTLCVDYDVRFIGSGWRVALHRSTPFEVLLDPVERRVFLLLNGGDVGSGRSLSVVCLGPCPAANQLLEYKLEVGGDGEPDALSLSASGVVACMRSWAGQHPTDGFLFVPDACWTPLVCVVVNVRVQRSSAVASALGSLASLVRCFKHASRDREAFDFLVLVFVIFVMAIVLAWKLYETTRINLDPKAV, encoded by the exons ATGGATCTGGGCGCGTTTGAGTGCCCTATCTGCCTCACCCTGTTCGAAGGATCCATCTTCCAG TGCAAGAACGGGCACGTCGTGTGCAATGCCTGCCGCGTTCGCATCCACGGGACTTGCCCGTCCTGCCGCGAGCCAGTCGGCGACATCCGGTGCCGGGCGCTGGAGAACGCCATTGCTGGCATGGCCCTCCCGTGCTCGTTTTGGAGCCACGGGTGCACGCAGCTGCTCAAGCACACCGAGAGGCGGGACCACGAGGCATTCCTCTGCCAGCACGCGCCGTTCGCGTGCCCGCTCCATGGCTGCGCCTACTCCGGGCTGCTCCTCTACGATCACATCCAGGGCGCGCACACCTTATGCGTCGACTACGATGTCCGCTTCATCGGGTCCGGGTGGCGGGTGGCGCTGCACCGCAGCACGCCGTTCGAGGTGCTCCTGGACCCGGTGGAGCGGCGCGTGTTCCTGCTACTCAATGGCGGGGACGTTGGCTCGGGCCGGTCGCTGTCAGTGGTCTGCCTCGGCCCGTGCCCCGCGGCCAACCAGTTGCTCGAGTACAAGCTAGAGGTGGGTGGTGACGGTGAACCCGACGCGCTCTCGCTGTCGGCATCTGGCGTCGTGGCTTGCATGCGCAGCTGGGCGGGGCAACACCCTACCGACGGGTTCCTGTTCGTGCCGGACGCGTGCTGGACCCCCTTGGTCTGCGTCGTCGTCAACGTCCGTGTCCAGAGGTCGTCGGCGGTCGCCAGTGCCCTAGGTAGTCTTGCTAGTTTAGTACGTTGCTTTAAGCACGCCTCACGGGATCGGGAAGCATTTGATTTTTTGGTGTTAGTTTTTGTTATCTTCGTAATGGCTATCGTGTTGGCATGGAAGCTATACGAGACAACACGTATAAATTTGGATCCAAAAGCTGTATAA